From the genome of Geoglobus ahangari, one region includes:
- the cofE gene encoding coenzyme F420-0:L-glutamate ligase: MIRVFPVTGIPEVKEGDRLGELLSSHFSFEDGDVVAVCSTVVSKAEGRFRRIDEITPTAEAIRIAERLGKDARLVQAVLDESEEVLIEFPILLTKARFGNVCINAGIDTSNVREGYILLPPENPDGSAERIRNEIAEASGKSVGVVVTDTNGRCFRKGVVGFAVGIAGVKAMRDWRGERDIYGRELEVTVECVADEIAAFANLLMGEGGEGIPAVVFRGLSVSGEGRMDEIYRSEEEDVIRRIIREWREKDTS, from the coding sequence ATGATCCGGGTGTTCCCGGTAACAGGAATTCCGGAGGTGAAAGAGGGAGATCGCTTGGGCGAGCTCCTCTCATCCCACTTCAGCTTCGAGGATGGAGATGTCGTAGCGGTATGCTCCACAGTAGTCTCAAAGGCCGAGGGGAGGTTCAGGAGAATAGACGAGATAACTCCCACTGCAGAGGCGATCAGGATCGCCGAGAGGCTCGGCAAGGACGCAAGACTCGTTCAGGCCGTGCTGGACGAGAGCGAGGAGGTTCTGATAGAATTCCCCATTCTTTTGACGAAGGCAAGGTTCGGGAACGTCTGCATAAACGCCGGGATCGACACGTCGAATGTGAGAGAGGGATACATCCTGCTCCCCCCCGAAAACCCGGACGGATCGGCGGAGAGGATAAGAAACGAGATTGCCGAGGCGAGTGGCAAGAGTGTTGGAGTGGTAGTTACTGACACCAACGGAAGGTGCTTCAGGAAGGGCGTAGTTGGCTTTGCCGTGGGCATCGCAGGCGTTAAGGCCATGAGGGACTGGAGGGGTGAGAGGGACATCTACGGAAGAGAGCTTGAAGTAACAGTGGAGTGCGTGGCTGACGAGATCGCAGCCTTCGCCAACCTCCTGATGGGCGAGGGCGGGGAGGGGATCCCGGCGGTCGTCTTCAGGGGACTGAGCGTCTCCGGTGAGGGGAGGATGGACGAGATATACAGGAGCGAGGAAGAGGACGTCATCAGGAGGATAATCAGGGAATGGAGGGAAAAAGATACCTCATAG
- a CDS encoding ATP-grasp domain-containing protein, with the protein MEGKRYLIVGSNVRNVAESARKAGYEVYVLTKHADADLRLYAKQVFRIEDESGEWVRKRALELSESLEAEIIWASGYEEFQGKSVERVVNKRWFYAELDRIGIDYPELLSDGERGILKPEKGGGGEEVRIGERREKGFILQRYIPGTPCSVSVISTGEEAKGIAVNRMLVGLEEFNATGFRYCGNITPFKSDAARQMVSIAEELVLYFELTGNVGVDFILADKPYVLEINPRFQGSLDSIEWACDCNLFRMHVNAVEGKLSDCRVRRFAGRAVVFADRDVKIGSSPIGNPFFADIPVRGARYRKDDPLVSVLASGGDEEDVMRRLVERERLFTEMIA; encoded by the coding sequence ATGGAGGGAAAAAGATACCTCATAGTGGGCAGCAACGTCAGAAACGTTGCGGAATCAGCAAGGAAGGCCGGATACGAGGTTTACGTTCTGACGAAGCACGCGGATGCTGATCTGAGGCTATACGCGAAGCAGGTTTTCAGGATAGAGGATGAGAGTGGAGAGTGGGTAAGGAAGAGGGCGTTAGAGCTCTCGGAGAGCTTGGAAGCCGAGATCATATGGGCCTCAGGCTACGAGGAGTTTCAGGGGAAAAGTGTCGAGAGAGTTGTGAACAAGAGGTGGTTCTACGCGGAGCTCGACAGAATCGGCATAGACTATCCGGAGCTTCTCAGCGATGGAGAGAGGGGGATTCTCAAGCCCGAGAAGGGTGGCGGTGGAGAGGAGGTCAGGATCGGAGAGAGAAGGGAAAAGGGGTTCATCCTGCAGAGGTACATCCCCGGCACCCCCTGCTCAGTTTCCGTGATCTCAACGGGAGAGGAGGCGAAAGGGATTGCAGTGAACAGGATGCTTGTGGGGCTTGAGGAGTTCAACGCCACCGGTTTCAGGTACTGCGGGAACATCACCCCGTTCAAGAGTGATGCGGCAAGACAGATGGTCAGCATAGCTGAAGAGCTCGTCCTGTACTTCGAGCTGACAGGAAACGTGGGAGTGGACTTCATACTCGCCGACAAGCCGTACGTTCTCGAGATAAACCCACGCTTTCAGGGCAGCCTTGACTCCATAGAGTGGGCGTGCGACTGCAACCTCTTCAGGATGCACGTTAATGCTGTTGAGGGAAAGCTCTCCGACTGCAGGGTGAGGAGGTTCGCCGGCAGGGCGGTTGTGTTCGCGGACAGAGATGTGAAAATCGGCAGCAGCCCCATTGGAAACCCCTTCTTCGCAGACATCCCGGTGAGGGGCGCGAGGTACAGGAAGGATGATCCTCTCGTGAGTGTCCTCGCCTCTGGCGGGGATGAGGAAGATGTGATGAGGAGGCTTGTGGAGAGAGAGAGGCTGTTCACGGAGATGATCGCATGA
- a CDS encoding sugar phosphate isomerase/epimerase family protein produces the protein MILFSSMFLYEYPVEKIARACRLAGYDGIEFWIETPHYWIDMDYGKAESIREWVKSVHCAVLDLNPCSVNHEVAEVTLKTNLHAVSVAAKLGVSMTIHAGKRSAAREPVREDYEANERYFRILSRYAEIKGTRLLLENSEPRINYLCRDFDEVLECAERFGFGITFDVNHALKNGDADRYVQALDLIENVHVSGYDERGRHVAARNNGKVRDVLAMLKDAGYEGMVTVELDDLGYGYMDYGKKVDELRKEREFIEKIFRR, from the coding sequence ATGATATTATTCTCATCCATGTTCCTATACGAGTACCCGGTCGAGAAGATAGCCAGAGCCTGCAGGCTCGCGGGATACGACGGGATTGAGTTCTGGATCGAAACGCCCCACTACTGGATAGACATGGATTACGGAAAGGCCGAGTCGATCAGGGAATGGGTAAAGTCCGTTCACTGCGCCGTCCTCGACCTCAACCCGTGCAGCGTCAACCACGAGGTGGCAGAGGTGACGCTGAAAACGAACCTGCACGCAGTTAGCGTGGCGGCAAAGCTTGGAGTAAGCATGACGATACACGCGGGAAAGAGGAGTGCGGCGAGGGAGCCGGTCAGAGAAGATTACGAGGCAAACGAGAGGTACTTCAGGATTCTGTCGAGGTATGCGGAGATCAAGGGAACGAGGCTGCTCCTCGAGAACAGCGAGCCGAGAATCAACTACCTGTGCAGGGACTTTGACGAAGTTTTAGAGTGTGCGGAGAGGTTTGGCTTCGGGATTACATTCGACGTGAACCACGCCCTCAAGAATGGAGATGCTGACAGATACGTTCAGGCGCTTGATCTGATCGAGAACGTACACGTTAGCGGGTATGACGAGAGAGGAAGGCATGTGGCGGCGAGGAATAATGGCAAGGTGAGGGACGTGCTCGCGATGCTAAAAGACGCAGGTTACGAGGGTATGGTCACAGTGGAGCTCGACGACCTCGGATACGGATACATGGACTACGGAAAGAAGGTGGACGAGCTTAGAAAAGAAAGGGAATTCATTGAAAAAATCTTCAGGCGCTAA
- a CDS encoding proteasome assembly chaperone family protein: MMDRVDIRYLRRPEEVGLESPVMIEGLPGIGHVGKLVADHLVKVLEVEKVVELYSHHFPPQVMVDENGMIKLPKNEVYAYKSDGDSPDLLILVGDYQSISNEGHFELANAYLKIAKDFGVSRIYTLGGYGVGKLIEEPYVIGAVNDESLVAELKEAGVKFENGEPAGGIIGAAGLIIGFAMLEGIPSACLMGTTSGYMVDPKSAKVVLEVLMKLLKLEVSTEDLEERAKEMEKLIAQIKEMQEAQTVQFKSDEDLAYFR; the protein is encoded by the coding sequence ATGATGGATAGGGTGGATATAAGGTACCTGAGGAGACCAGAGGAGGTCGGACTTGAGAGTCCGGTGATGATCGAGGGGCTTCCGGGAATAGGCCATGTGGGGAAGCTTGTGGCTGATCACCTCGTTAAGGTTCTTGAGGTCGAGAAGGTTGTTGAGCTCTACTCCCACCACTTCCCCCCTCAGGTGATGGTTGACGAGAACGGGATGATCAAGCTCCCCAAGAACGAGGTTTACGCCTACAAGAGCGATGGAGACTCCCCGGACTTGCTAATTCTGGTTGGAGATTACCAGAGCATAAGCAACGAGGGGCACTTCGAGCTCGCGAACGCATACTTAAAGATAGCCAAGGACTTCGGAGTCAGCAGGATCTACACCCTCGGTGGCTACGGGGTTGGGAAGCTGATAGAGGAGCCGTACGTGATTGGGGCAGTCAACGATGAGTCTCTCGTGGCAGAACTCAAGGAGGCTGGGGTCAAGTTCGAGAACGGAGAGCCCGCTGGCGGGATAATCGGTGCAGCCGGTCTCATAATCGGCTTTGCGATGCTTGAGGGCATCCCGTCTGCCTGTCTTATGGGCACCACTTCAGGCTACATGGTCGATCCGAAGAGCGCGAAGGTCGTGCTTGAGGTTCTGATGAAGCTGCTGAAGCTTGAGGTGAGCACGGAGGATCTCGAGGAGAGGGCCAAGGAGATGGAGAAGCTGATAGCCCAGATAAAGGAGATGCAGGAGGCACAGACGGTGCAGTTCAAGAGCGACGAGGATCTGGCATACTTCAGGTAG
- a CDS encoding RNA-protein complex protein Nop10 — MKSRIRKCCSCARYTLSEVCPACGGKTYMPIPPRFSPEDPYGKYRRMLRKQKGFWIRRCENE, encoded by the coding sequence ATGAAGTCCAGAATCAGGAAGTGCTGCAGTTGTGCGCGCTACACGCTGAGCGAAGTCTGCCCAGCGTGTGGTGGGAAAACGTACATGCCAATTCCACCGCGCTTCTCCCCGGAGGATCCGTACGGGAAGTACAGGAGGATGCTGAGGAAGCAAAAGGGGTTCTGGATCAGGAGGTGTGAGAACGAATGA
- a CDS encoding translation initiation factor IF-2 subunit alpha, translating to MSEKKSEGRFMIKRSGFPSKGEIVIGTVTRVMDFGAFVSLDEYENKEGMVHISEVAPGWIKDIRDYVKKGQKVVCKVLDINPKRGHIDLSIKDVNERQRREKLQEWKSELRAFKWLEIAGEKAGVSREELEKIGKKLMKKYDSIYAVFEDVAYEGYEVIAKITGEELAKQIAELAREHIKPSKVKVRGYFELKSFAGDGVERIKKALSVVSKFAKDDVGIEVEYVGAPKYRIVIESEDYKTAETVLKKVVDEVIKTMRKLGGEANFIREAV from the coding sequence ATGTCGGAGAAGAAGTCTGAAGGAAGGTTCATGATCAAGAGGTCTGGTTTTCCCTCGAAGGGTGAGATCGTCATCGGCACGGTTACGAGGGTCATGGACTTTGGAGCCTTTGTGAGCCTCGACGAGTACGAGAACAAGGAGGGCATGGTTCACATAAGCGAGGTTGCGCCGGGCTGGATCAAGGACATAAGGGACTACGTCAAGAAGGGGCAGAAGGTTGTGTGCAAGGTTCTGGACATCAACCCCAAGAGGGGGCACATCGACCTGAGCATCAAGGATGTGAACGAGAGGCAGAGGAGGGAGAAGCTTCAGGAGTGGAAGAGCGAGCTTAGAGCATTTAAGTGGCTCGAAATTGCAGGTGAGAAGGCCGGAGTTAGCAGAGAGGAGCTTGAGAAGATCGGAAAGAAGCTCATGAAGAAGTACGACAGCATCTACGCCGTGTTTGAGGACGTGGCTTACGAGGGCTACGAGGTCATAGCCAAAATCACCGGAGAGGAGCTTGCGAAGCAGATCGCTGAGCTTGCGAGGGAGCATATCAAGCCATCCAAGGTCAAGGTGAGGGGCTACTTCGAGCTCAAGTCCTTCGCTGGAGATGGAGTTGAGAGGATAAAGAAAGCTTTGTCTGTGGTGAGCAAGTTCGCCAAGGACGACGTCGGCATTGAGGTGGAGTACGTGGGCGCGCCGAAGTACAGGATAGTCATCGAGAGCGAGGACTACAAGACTGCCGAGACCGTGCTGAAGAAGGTTGTGGATGAGGTAATAAAGACGATGAGGAAGCTTGGTGGCGAGGCCAACTTCATAAGAGAGGCAGTCTGA